The Rhododendron vialii isolate Sample 1 chromosome 6a, ASM3025357v1 genome includes a window with the following:
- the LOC131328425 gene encoding uncharacterized protein LOC131328425 → MLVGPKPKCAQTDDGSKWTISFTKKDLDQVQLPHNVALVVTLRIRTFNVRHILVDQGSLAEVMYYSLFKYLKLPESDLRPSEVPLIGFNGAPIWPLGMITLPVRARSVTHDMEFVVVDVPSLYNAIVRRTWLHKMKAIASTYHQVVRFIGAYGHREDLYRDHTVAKRCYVNVVRSNNQMSRVNLIEVTDAPVLEDVGRRADEKAIKDLITVPINKDNSRFFLLGSSLSDAEWDQMVDFLKCNVEVFAWTPYAMPGINPLFICHELNIDKSRHSIVQRARQSSPVHSEVVIEEVGQLLNARVIREVQYPRWLANTVVVKKKNGKWCVCVDYSNLNDAYPKDVFPLLRIDQLNDATAGHDRLSFMNAYRGDHQIAMSKGNVENTAFITPHGIFGYLVMPFDLKNAKATFQQMITKMFEYLLGDTMMAYIDDMIVKSMLASDHPAHLTKAFKILMDHKLRINAEKSAKSAQENSSVTSSPDAATK, encoded by the coding sequence ATGTTAGTGGGTCCCAAGCCAAAGTGCGCCCAAACCGACGATGGCTCCAAATGGACTATCTCGTTCACCAAGAAAGATCTAGACCAGGTCCAGCTCCCGCACAATgtcgccctcgtggtcacgcttcGCATCAGAACCTTTAACGTTCGACACATCCTTGTTGACCAGGGTAGTTTGGCAGAGGTTATGTATTATTCTCTGTTCAAATACCTGAAGCTCCCAGAGTCtgacctccgtccctccgagGTTCCTCTAATTGGTTTCAACGGGGCTCCGATATGGCCCCTTGGCATGATTACCCTTCCTGTTCGAGCCAGGTCGGTGACACATGATATGGAGTTTGTCGTGGTGGATGTACCTAGCCTTTACAATGCCATCGTCAGGCGCACTTGGCTTCACAAGATGAAGGCTATTGCCTCTACTTATCACCAGGTAGTTCGGTTCATTGGCGCTTATGGACATCGAGAAGACCTTTACAGAGACCATACCGTTGCTAAAAGGTGCTATGTCAACGTTGTCCGAAGCAACAACCAAATGTCTCGGGTCAACCTCATCGAGGTCACCGACGCCCCAGTTCTTGAAGACGTCGGTAGAAGGGCTGACGAAAAGGCAATCAAAGACCTAATCACCGTCCCCATCAACAAGGACAACTCCCGTTTCTTCCTTCTTGGGTCCTCCCTCAGCGATGCCGAATGGGACCAAATGGTTGATTTCCTAAAGTGTAACGTCGAGGTATTTGCCTGGACCCCATACGCGATGCCCGGGATCAACCCCTTGTTCATTTGCCatgagctcaacatcgacaaaaGCAGACATTCGATTGTGCAGCGGGCAAGGCAGTCCTCCCCGGTCCATTCTGAGGTCGTTATCGAAGAAGTCGGCCAACTCCTCAACGCTCGGGTCATCCGTGAAGTTCAGTACCCCAGGTGGTTAGCCAACACCGTGGTTGTTAAGAAAAAGAACGGCAAGTGGTGCGTGTGCGTCGACTATTCAAATCTCAACGATGCCTACCCAAAGGACGTCTTCCCACTTTTGCGAATCGATCAGTTAAATGACGCCACTGCCGGTCATGACCGACTCAGTTTCATGAATGCCTACCGAGGCGATCATCAGATAGCAATGAGCAAAGGCAATGTTGAAAATACAGCCTTCATCACCCCACACGGTATTTTTGGTTATCTCGTCATGCCCTTCGATCTCAAAAATGCCAAGGCTACATTTCAGCAAATGATAACTAAAATGTTCGAATATTTGTTGGGCGACACTATGATGGCCTACATtgatgacatgattgtgaaaAGCATGTTGGCCAGTGATCACCCAGCCCATCTCACTAAGGCCTTCAAGATCCTCATGGATCACAAGCTTCGTATAAATGCGGAAAAATCCGCCAAGTCAGCTCAGGAAAATTCCTCGGTcacctcgtctcccgacgcTGCAACAAAGTAG